One Anolis carolinensis isolate JA03-04 chromosome 4, rAnoCar3.1.pri, whole genome shotgun sequence DNA window includes the following coding sequences:
- the gfus gene encoding GDP-L-fucose synthase, with product MAEPKMKRILVTGGSGLVGKAIEKVVADGEGRPDEEWIFVSSKDADLTNAAETKALFEKHKPTHVIHLAAMVGGLFRNIKYNLDFWRRNVHINDNVLHSAYESGVRKVVSCLSTCIFPDKTTYPIDETMIHNGPPHSSNFGYSYAKRMIDVQNRGYFEQFGCRFTAVIPTNVFGPHDNYNIEDGHVLPGLIHKVYLAKKNGTALTVWGTGKPRRQFIYSLDLARLFLWVLREYDEVEPIILSVGEEDEVSIREAADSIVRAMDFKGELLFDTTKSDGQFKKTASNKKLKGYLLDFKFTPFERAVKETCDWFCSNYDVARK from the exons ATGGCTGAACCAAAGATGAAGCGCATTTTGGTGACCGGTGGTTCAGGTCTTGTGGGCAAAGCCATTGAGAAAGTGGTAGCGGATGGGGAAGGCCGGCCAGACGAGGAGTGGATTTTCGTGTCCTCCAAAGACGCTGACTTAAC GAATGCTGCAGAGACCAAAGCGCTCTTTGAGAAACACAAGCCCACCCACGTCATTCACTTGGCTGCCATGGTGGGAGGCCTCTTCCGGAACATCAAGTACAACCTGGACTTCTGG CGAAGGAACGTTCACATCAATGACAACGTCTTGCACTCCGCATATGAGTCTGGAGTTCGGAAAGTTGTCTCCTGCCTTTCCACTTGCATCTTCCCTGACAAGACCACCTACCCAATCGATGAAACCATG ATCCACAATGGTCCCCCGCACAGCTCAAACTTTGGCTATTCCTATGCAAAGAGGATGATTGATGTTCAGAACAG GGGCTACTTCGAACAGTTTGGTTGCCGCTTCACGGCCGTCATCCCAACCAACGTCTTTGGGCCTCACGACAACTACAACATCGAGGACGGCCACGTCTTACCAGGACTCATCCACAAAGTGTACTTGGCAAAGA AAAACGGCACGGCTCTTACTGTCTGGGGGACAGGGAAGCCCAGGAGGCAGTTCATTTACTCTCTG GACTTGGCGCGCCTCTTCCTCTGGGTATTAAGGGAATATGACGAAGTCGAACCCATCATTTTGTCTG TTGGCGAAGAAGACGAGGTCTCCATACGGGAAGCGGCGGACAGCATCGTGAGAGCCATGGACTTCAAGGGAGAGCTCCTT TTTGACACAACAAAGTCAGACGGACAGTTCAAGAAAACAGCCAGCAACAAGAAGCTGAAGGGATACCTCCTGGATTTCAAATTCACGCCTTTTGAGCGAG